The genomic segment GGTGACGAAGAGCTTTCGTCAAATAAATTACATAAAACACATAGACGATGGCCGAACAGAATCACAAACATAAGAAAAGggcaagaagaggagaagaaccaGTACCAAGCCTCCATATTGATAATGCCGCACAATTCAATGTCGATTGCCCAATCTGGACTGATCAACATGTCGCTTGTGGCCCTCTCGGCGCAAAGCCGCCGCGTTCGCCACGGGAACCCTCCTGCGCACCAAACTCTCCATGAATTTCCCACCCAAGAATCCCAAGCCCCACACACAGACACCAAACCCTAAAAATCTCAATTCTTGCATTTCCTTGCAGCATCTCATTCAACCAAGAATCCAAATAACAGAACGAAAGCTcttgttttttattattattttccggaaaatagaaaagaaagatcACCAACCGAAGTCGCCGCAAAAACCGCAGCATCAAAAGCATTCAGAACCAGAGGGGAAACAACCAGAAACCCAATCGTCTTGAGACgaaattaaaagggtttcaaGATTTCCTAATTCCGAGGTCAAAATGAAGATTAGAAAAGAATTTCTCGAGAATTTTTTGGTACGAGATTCACGAGGAGCCTACCTGTCCGAGAGAAAGGCGAAGAATTCGAGATTCTTGGCGGGTCTTGAATCGGGGGCAgagcacagagagagagagagagagagagagagagagagagagagagaggcggggGGGCAGCTGTTGCGCGCGGACTTTATATTGAAAGAAGTtgctttttaccaaaaaaaaagaagttgccCGGCTTTAACACAGTTTTTTGGTCCGGACGAACCAACTATAGAGGGGTATTTGGTGACCTTGGGCCTCATCAAGGCTTCCCTTCTCCTCAAAGTTATTCTTTAGTAGATCAGAACATAGATGGATAGGACTTGTAATGGAGTCCCGAaaaacaaataatttttttctgagCCTGTATCATTTTTTTAGGTTCTTTTTAGTATTGTATAAGTACGTAAGATTTTTTTAGTAAATaactgatgtgagactaaatatatGCCCATACAGATCTTCATGAATAACCGTATAActatttaaatatataaatctTCTACTTATGATAGTGCAGGATAATTGTCGATATATAATTCATTTGTTTCTATTGAAAATTGTGGCAGATTTTGGTAGATTTATACAAATATTGCATTAGGTATTTGAGATTCGTGGACAAGATGTAGATGCATCTCACCAAAAGTGTTTTGCTAGAATATAATAAGTTTGGAGTTTGAGATAATCTTCATATGCAATTAATGATCTCATCAATGGAACACCATAATGATTTTCATTAGTGTTTTATTACTCTACAAATTCTGCTGAAGTTGTAACTCAAAATTTTGAGTGTCCTTAAATATTACAACAGAGCAAACTACTAATGCTAAGACACCATTCGCTAGAGATCCtcattttctgaaagttggacAACATGCTGTCCTGTTTACCAAGGTATTATCCTCTTTCTTGCTACAGCCTTGTTAACATCTATAACTTTTATCATGTTTCGAATATTTTGTACAGGGTGATAGTTAGGATCATAATCTTTTATGTGATGGTTTAGATAGCACATGACTATATCAAATTAACCACTCAAAGGAAAGGAATTCatctataaaataaaatttctttagCCTCCTCAAAGATCCATGACGCAATTATTCTCATATCAGAGCAATACACCCAGAACATGAATGTGCATGTACATGCTAGTACCCGTCAAAACATGAAATTTCTTTTATTATGTCAGCATCCAACTCTTTTACATATATGACTGGGTTTTCTAGTGAGCCTGGTAAATCTTTGAATCCATCCTAACATTTCAAATTGTTTTTGCAGTCTTATTATTGATGGTGTCTTGCCAAAAAGCAATGCAGGAGTCCATGATCCATGGGCAATGGGTCTCTCGACCACTTATTTCTCATGACAGATATGAACATGTACATATCCATGTTGGATGTGAAGTTTAAATCTGAATCTTCTACATAGGCTCTTAAGCATCTCCTGAAAATTCGATTTATTTTTGATGATTGGATATATAAACACAAACTAATCTGGTGGCTATTCTGTTATTAGCTTAAATTTCTCAAAATTTGGGAATCAAAGGCTGGTTAAAAGAGGAGTCTAAATTTCCGAATAAACAGCCATATTAGTTTAAAGTTCTTAACATGTTGGGATTAGATTCCAAAATTCCATTGAAAATTCTACTAGATAGCCTTATTAGTTTAAATTTCTCGATATGCAgggattaaaatctgaaattctgctaaaatttcttttaaatAACCTTATTAATTTGAATGTCTTAATATGTGGACATTAGGGCGTGAAATCTTGTTGAAATTTCTAACACAGAGTCAATGCATGTTGACTTTCTCGTGGTATCCTATGACATATTGAAAAGCAGGGAATTGGATCGGTACATATGTTAAGTTAGGCACCAAAATTAAAGAATGGCACGGTTCGCCTATGAAATTCTAGGACTTTTGGTGAATTCTAAGAATTTCTAGGAACCTTTTCAgaagatatatatacatacaattATTTATGGCCCATGTCCAAAACCGTAAGTGAGGGCATAACTTTGGATGGTCCTCATCTACTTTTACCTTTAGTTTCGTGAGACTTTTATTGAAGATCTGAGCTTTCTTTTCTCTATTCTCCAAAACTCTCTTCTATCCGAGTTCTAGATGAATGCTGTAATGAAGTTCGGTTTTGAATACCACCTACCGCATGCACAGTTCATGGAAGGATCGTTATATTTTAGGAAAAAGCCGCCAAGCAACCCATGCATCTTATGTTGGCAAATCTTTTTCTAAAGATAACCTTATATGGCATGCAATCTATcgataatctttcttctttctttatttactactatttttacgTGCTATTCTGAGAATAATTCtcgattttttgtttttcaggAACTCAAAAGGTAAGCCATGGttattgtttcttttcttttctagtttCCTCCCCTCTTTTCAATTTCTTTCACTGCCATCTCATTTTTTTCTAATATATCTCTCTCTGAACCAGTCTGGAATGATGTGAGAACTATTACTCATTCTTAACAACTTCCTTTGCCTGGTTTTGCACATCGTAGATCCATCAAAGTGAAAGGAGAATTTAGACTAAACTTCATCTGTTCCTGCTTCTGCCATGATGTGAGATCTCAATCTTGATCCATCCATAGCGGTAAGATATATTTGCCTTTCTACATGATATCATGGCCTGCCAAAATAAGACAGCAATTTGGTGGGGTTTGGGTTCTGGTTTCCTGTCAGGGGACCATCAAATACCTATTTGTAACTAAAAAATTTACTCCATCAATTCATGGTTGTATACATAAATCTATTTTGACAGCTTCTTTTTGTCAACCACTTCCTCTTTAATATGACAAGTTTTTACATATCCTTTCTCACTATGAAGGGGGACACAATCATCCAAACTCCAAGTTATAATTCTTCAATTGTAGGAGATTCTTTTCCCCCCTCTCTTGATCTTTTATCCTTTTCTTGCATCTCCAATTGCCAAGGATGATAAATTGATCAAACTTTATACAAGACCAGATGCATTGGGAGAGCAACTCAGAATTGAATAACTTGAAGTCTAGAATAAGGCTCTACTGGATATTTTGCATGCGAATATGGCATCATCATACATTTCTTACCTCTAACAATTCGATTCAGATGTTCAAGAAACAACATCAACTGAACATTGATGTTTGTGCTAACATTCCAACCACAATGAACAACATCCTATGGATGCATcctgattaaattttgaaaggatCATCAGGTAAAGAAATAGCTTCAGTTTTCCTCCAAAATCTTCTGTTGATCTATGGAAAGTACAATGCTTGTGATTCCAAACAGTGACACTTGATCAACATAGTTTAATTATCGAACCTCGGTTCATATAACATAGCAAAAGAACGAAGATAAGTACCTATACAGGCCATGCTGGTACACTTCAACTGATCATATTATCAAACAATCCCAGAACTAAAACAGGGGTTGCTACAGGATAGTTGTATGGTTTCCCTTCACAACAGAGTCGCCCTCAATTTTCCCTGGCTTTGTTTTTCTTCGCGCGCGAAAGAAGCAATAGCAGCCACTTATTTTCCTGGAACAACAAAGGAATATGTTAATGAATTATGCAGCAAGTGAAATTATTTATCGATCAGTTAATCAATTTTCTCCTGCTACCTAAATTATCTTATCCAGCATATTCAGCTTGCAATCTTGCTTCGAATCATTTTGCATATTGCTGCAATATAATTTAAAACTTCCTCAGATTTTAGTTTTGTTGTATCTATTTCACTTATTGACATACATATTGTTCTGTCATATTTCAGGCAGTAgcaaatctatgcatttaacaATCAAGAGGAAAAGGGACAAAAGGGGAGAAAGTATATGAAGTTGGATTCTGAGAATGCAGAATCTATACATCTCCTGTATTTGATCAATGATTTCCACAAAAGACAAAAAAAGTATGCATGCTCTTAAACAAAAATTAAGTTCCTCTGAGAAATTCAATTATCCAaccatatattattttatatcagAACTGGTTATATATGTTCAAAGGACTTTAATACTTCCAAAGAGTCTTTTAAAAATCCAGTTTCAGATTACTTTTCAAGGGAAACATTATGTTTCAACTGTTTTGAAAGAAATGGTTTATTGATtgcaatttttttctcaaaaaacaaaaatgatcgcaaaattttcattctaggaAAGGCTTACCTGCTTCTGCTGCTGCTGTCGGAGCTGCTGCCGCTGCTGCTTCCCTTTTCTTCTAATGCGTTCTTTCTCCACCAGTCTCGATCTGTACTCTTCTCGAGCCCACCTTTCTCCCCTTCTACCAACATGGGCTTTGGCGAGACCTTCGCACACGTACCAGAGCCTCCAATGCTCTTCCTTTTCGTAGTCAGAGAACTTGGAAGGAACATCTTTAGAAGGAAACCTCCGGTGTCCATACTGTCACTCCTCGACATCCTTCTCATTCCTTTCTTCGTCTTCTCCTTCCTATCCTTCTCCTTCTTAGTCTTATCCTTCGGCAATTCTCTACCTCTCACCAACGTTTCATGCGCAGCTCTTGCCATCCTTGGTGGCTCCACAAGATCTCTCAGAGAGAGCTCGTAAGCCGTCTCCGGCATATCTCGGACCATATTCAACATCTCTTGCCGGTATCCGGCAATGACCTGCGCTTGTGGGGTGGGATAAAGAAACCGGTCTTTAACATCATGGTGGTGGCAGCGGCTGTGATCATGGATTGGAGAAGACTCGGCTGATCGAGTCATGGGTGATCCTGGCTTCGTCCACAGCGGTGGCGATGCAACATCTGAGTCATCGTCATCTTCTTTTGCCACCCATCTGAACTCCTCCTCATCATCTTGGTCGCCATGAAGATTCGGCGGAGTTCTTCGTTGCCATGCGCCAAACTTACGATCATCCGATTTGCCGAAGTATCCATAACTGCCTTTAATTCTCTCAGCCCATGTCCCGTACTCGATTCCATCCGAAGAATTCAGCTCACCGCTCGCCCTGTGGATCGGATTGTGGAAAGTGAACTGGTTTCCGGCCTGGAATTCTCGCCGTCGGTGAGGGATCAtggtgtagagagagagagagagagagggagagagagaagattgGTGGTGATGGTGTGGAGAGGGAGGGCCAAAGTCTGTGCTTAATTACTTTCCTTTTCCCCTCTAAAATTAATTGTTTGCTTCGGGTGGGGTTGGAAGGTGGGAAAAAAGTCTTTGTTTTCTAGATGAGTGCTCACGTAAGTGGTGTTGACGTCTTTATTGCCTTCTTTCTCTGAAAGAGACCTCCTTAAATCCCACATCTCCCTTTTCTTTGGCGTACTCATATGTGGCGTAATTCTCATTTCAAgaaagagagcgagagagagaaggCAAGCTTGGCTAAAATTAAATGACCATCCTATCTCCAATTAATCAATCTAATACAGCCTTCATCTCCACCATTTTTCTAAAGGTAAACTCTTTTTActtgaataatttttttataggtCAGATTTCACCGCCTAATCAATGGGTTCATGGACTTTTGCTTCCAAGACTTGGGTGATGAACAGATGGTCACGCTAGATCGACCCAAACTTGCGGGATGGGTCATGTTAGCATTCAGGCTCCAGTTTAGGTCTTCGGCTCGCAGATTTCGACCTAGCCCCCTAGCTAGACCCAAACCAATTGAAATTGGACCAAATATAGATTTCGACCTTCATTGGGTCAGGCCGAGGTTTCGTGTCAAGCTAGACACACTCATCTAATGGACCCACTTCACTTTTAGGCCGTTTAGAATGGGCTGATAGTTTATTTGTTGATGACTCCAAAGGAAAGGATAAGGAAGTTATGACATCAGCTCAGATCTtagaattaaaaagaaatagatGCTTCGGATCTAAATTCGCAACACAGACTTGAGACACACGGTAATCATAGTTCCATTTCAACACGTCATTATTATTGTATATATTAGAGAAGGTTAAGTTTGGATACTTGGGAACCCAGCATTAGACCCGGGTCCGGTCCTCACGGTCCCACCACTCCTTGTCATGAATTATTGCAATGAAGAAATGACACCTAAGTTTAGGTGAAAATTGACCTGCTCACTTTGCCAGCCAAATCCATAGTAATATTAATCGAATTCCATAGTTATATTATGGTTCATGATGGCAAACCTAACTATTTTGATGGAATTCGACCCAAAATTGCTTCATCGAGCAACTGCTGCTCGCGTCTCATGTCTTGCATGCTTGTAGGAATCGGTGATATAAGCCAAAGATGGATGAAttgttttcttctattttt from the Phoenix dactylifera cultivar Barhee BC4 chromosome 14, palm_55x_up_171113_PBpolish2nd_filt_p, whole genome shotgun sequence genome contains:
- the LOC120113032 gene encoding uncharacterized protein LOC120113032; this translates as MIPHRRREFQAGNQFTFHNPIHRASGELNSSDGIEYGTWAERIKGSYGYFGKSDDRKFGAWQRRTPPNLHGDQDDEEEFRWVAKEDDDDSDVASPPLWTKPGSPMTRSAESSPIHDHSRCHHHDVKDRFLYPTPQAQVIAGYRQEMLNMVRDMPETAYELSLRDLVEPPRMARAAHETLVRGRELPKDKTKKEKDRKEKTKKGMRRMSRSDSMDTGGFLLKMFLPSSLTTKRKSIGGSGTCAKVSPKPMLVEGEKGGLEKSTDRDWWRKNALEEKGSSSGSSSDSSSRSRKISGCYCFFRARRKTKPGKIEGDSVVKGNHTTIL